TGCTCACGGCTTTTCAAGTGGAGTGCAAAACAGCACCGCATTTCCGCAATCAGTGAAAACCCTTCCAGATCGTCCGGAGTGCGGTGAGGGCGGGGTTCGCGGTAAAGCCGCTGCTTCAGACTCCACAGGTGCTCCGGCCCCGGCGTGATATCCAGCAGTTCCCCGTCGGGCTTCAACACCCGCGCAATTTCCGCTGCCGGCCCGGGCGCAAACACCCGCAGTACGGCGTCGTGACTTTCAGGCAGTAGCGGTAGATGAAAGCTGCTCGCCACTCCGAACTCTGCGGAAGGCATGCGCTTGGCCGCCAGGCGCACGCCGGACTTGGCGATATCCACACCGGTAATGGCCTGCTCAGACCATCCCTTTACTGATAACTGGCGGGCGTAGTAACCCTCACCGCAGCCCAGGTCCAGCAATCGGGCACCTTCCCGCGCGGGCAACTGCGCGCAAATGGCATCCGCCAGCGGACGATAATATCCCGCCTCCAGAAACTGGCGCCGGGCCTGCAACATTTCTGCAGAATCACCGGGCTCGCGGCTGCGTTTACGATTGGCGGGCAGGAGGTTGACGTAACCTTCCCGCGCGCGGTCAAAACTGTGGCCGGTATCGCACCGCCACTGGTTCTCCTGTTGCCGTAGGGGCTGCTCGCAATGGGGGCACTGCCAGATCATGGGCTGTGGCTGACTTCTCGAATTGGTTTGACGGAGGACGATTGCAGAATCATATCGGCTGCTTTTTCAGCAATGGCAATCACTGGTGCATTGGTATTGCCGCTGACAAGGGTCGGCATTATGGAGGCATCCACTACCCGCAGTCCATCCACACCGTGGACCCGCAACTCATGATCCACTACGGACAGCTCATCATTGCCCATCTTGCAGGTGCCCACCGGATGATAAATGGTCTCCGCGTACTGCCGGATAAACTCGACAATGGCTTTGCGTTTCGTCAGCGGTTTTTCCGGCAGCCACCAGTTTTTATGAATCTCCT
The Microbulbifer celer DNA segment above includes these coding regions:
- a CDS encoding putative RNA methyltransferase, with protein sequence MIWQCPHCEQPLRQQENQWRCDTGHSFDRAREGYVNLLPANRKRSREPGDSAEMLQARRQFLEAGYYRPLADAICAQLPAREGARLLDLGCGEGYYARQLSVKGWSEQAITGVDIAKSGVRLAAKRMPSAEFGVASSFHLPLLPESHDAVLRVFAPGPAAEIARVLKPDGELLDITPGPEHLWSLKQRLYREPRPHRTPDDLEGFSLIAEMRCCFALHLKSREHIADFLAMTPFAWTAARKGQDAAREALSELDSLQLEADFLLRRWKKVSR